A genomic segment from Demetria terragena DSM 11295 encodes:
- a CDS encoding carbohydrate ABC transporter permease: protein MIHRTSPLGRVGIWCATVVLVAFTLFPIYFMLTTAFNGQATSGTDALLPKNLTFDNFSRALGDGNFGRFMMNSAIVTVVTVLFSCGIALLGAVAMARFQFRFRTTVLIMILVVQMLPAEALLIPLFLQMKDLQMLNSLFGLILVYVAFSLPFAIWNLRGFVAAVPQELEEAAYLDGCGWWQMFRHVLFPLVVPGLIATSAFSFVMAWEEFTFARTFITNEPTMTVGIGLFRFFGQNTNDWGGLMAASSLVTLPVMVVFVLAQRRLGAGLVQGAVK, encoded by the coding sequence ATGATCCATCGGACATCTCCCCTTGGTCGCGTAGGGATCTGGTGTGCCACCGTCGTTCTCGTCGCGTTCACTCTGTTCCCGATCTATTTCATGCTCACGACCGCCTTCAATGGTCAGGCAACCTCGGGAACCGACGCGTTGTTGCCAAAGAACCTGACCTTCGACAACTTCTCGCGAGCGCTCGGTGACGGCAATTTCGGTCGCTTCATGATGAATTCGGCGATCGTCACGGTGGTCACCGTCCTGTTTTCGTGCGGCATTGCGCTGCTTGGAGCGGTGGCGATGGCACGGTTCCAATTTCGTTTCCGGACAACGGTCTTGATCATGATCTTGGTCGTGCAGATGCTCCCGGCAGAGGCTCTGCTGATTCCGCTGTTCCTTCAGATGAAGGACCTGCAGATGCTCAACTCCCTCTTCGGTTTGATCCTGGTCTACGTCGCGTTCTCCTTGCCGTTTGCGATCTGGAACCTTCGTGGGTTCGTCGCGGCCGTACCCCAGGAACTCGAGGAGGCTGCCTATCTCGACGGGTGCGGTTGGTGGCAGATGTTCCGTCACGTCCTGTTCCCGCTGGTGGTGCCCGGCCTCATCGCCACGAGCGCCTTCTCGTTCGTCATGGCGTGGGAGGAGTTCACCTTCGCTCGAACGTTCATCACGAACGAACCGACCATGACCGTCGGCATCGGTCTCTTCCGGTTCTTCGGTCAGAACACCAACGACTGGGGCGGACTCATGGCCGCCTCCTCGCTGGTAACCCTCCCGGTCATGGTGGTCTTCGTCCTCGCGCAGCGCCGCCTGGGAGCGGGCCTGGTCCAGGGAGCGGTGAAGTAG
- a CDS encoding sugar ABC transporter substrate-binding protein yields MRSTRMSGIAAVAAAGILLAGCGDDGTTGGSEGGGDKDITWWVMKGTNANAKTFYDDVKAAYKKKTGGTLTVSEVEWADAHDRLVRAFAGGDGPDVSEIGTTWTPEFAAAGGLTDLTDKINKSKLGDDLLPALKDSATHENKQYGVGWYAGTRGIVYRKDVFAKHKITAPKNWAELQQAVKTLKAKEPKMLPMPIAGASSYAAAPFIWGAGGGFAEESGGAWKGTLDSPKSQEGLKFYTELATKHGSSSTGASTWKETQLLDSFAQGKAAMVIQGNWTPKTALEQNPSLKGKIGAMPVPGKDSGMAPTFLGGSNLAVLKTSKKPDAAWQLVQLLTTGELAKKWASQTGYFPSTKSGMKPFVNSKDPLVSPFAKAMMEAGKNVPNAPAWGKVESDKTITKMLQSTLTGTPVDKATGTASKEITTTLNAK; encoded by the coding sequence ATGCGCTCGACACGGATGTCAGGGATTGCCGCCGTTGCGGCCGCGGGAATTCTGCTTGCAGGGTGCGGAGACGATGGCACCACGGGCGGTTCCGAAGGCGGTGGCGACAAGGACATCACCTGGTGGGTGATGAAGGGAACCAACGCCAACGCCAAAACCTTCTACGACGATGTCAAAGCGGCCTACAAGAAGAAGACTGGCGGCACGCTGACGGTGAGCGAGGTCGAGTGGGCTGATGCCCACGACCGCCTGGTGCGCGCCTTCGCCGGCGGGGATGGTCCCGATGTCTCCGAGATCGGCACCACGTGGACGCCAGAGTTTGCCGCTGCTGGTGGATTGACCGACCTCACCGACAAGATCAACAAGAGCAAGTTGGGCGACGACCTGCTGCCCGCGCTGAAGGATTCAGCGACCCACGAGAACAAGCAGTACGGCGTCGGCTGGTACGCCGGAACCCGCGGCATCGTCTACCGCAAGGATGTCTTCGCCAAGCACAAGATCACCGCGCCCAAGAACTGGGCCGAGTTGCAGCAGGCCGTCAAGACGCTGAAGGCCAAAGAGCCCAAGATGCTCCCGATGCCCATTGCCGGTGCCAGTTCGTACGCCGCGGCGCCGTTCATCTGGGGTGCGGGCGGAGGCTTTGCCGAAGAAAGCGGCGGCGCTTGGAAGGGCACCCTCGATTCGCCGAAGTCCCAGGAGGGCCTGAAGTTCTACACCGAATTGGCGACCAAGCACGGCTCGTCCAGCACGGGCGCCTCCACCTGGAAGGAGACCCAACTGCTGGACTCCTTCGCTCAAGGCAAAGCCGCCATGGTGATCCAAGGCAACTGGACGCCGAAGACCGCGCTCGAGCAGAACCCCAGCCTTAAGGGCAAGATCGGGGCCATGCCGGTGCCCGGCAAGGACAGCGGAATGGCTCCGACCTTCCTTGGCGGCTCCAACCTCGCCGTGCTGAAGACCTCCAAGAAGCCGGACGCCGCGTGGCAGTTGGTTCAACTGCTCACGACGGGCGAACTTGCCAAGAAGTGGGCCTCCCAGACCGGATACTTCCCAAGCACCAAGTCCGGAATGAAGCCGTTCGTGAACAGCAAGGACCCGCTGGTCAGCCCGTTCGCCAAGGCCATGATGGAGGCAGGCAAGAACGTTCCGAATGCTCCCGCGTGGGGCAAGGTGGAAAGCGACAAGACGATCACCAAGATGCTGCAGTCGACCCTCACCGGCACCCCGGTCGACAAGGCCACCGGCACAGCGTCCAAGGAAATCACCACCACGTTGAACGCCAAGTAG
- a CDS encoding acyl-CoA dehydrogenase family protein, with product MTNAGRKPNVADRGQALGLRLVTRAGGLGALQNPAVRRRIERVLYRGARNGFRVQTAATTAFARRSGSGAPIRTGPSRPRRAFDLTPTEDQDMMRGVAREFADEVLRPAGAKADSDRSVPDAIREQAQELGLGSLGVPADLGGVAEERSTTAAVLVLEELARGDLGLATSILTSGSVATALADYGTAEQQQTYLPPLVAETDSAIGALALMEPQPLFDPLEAQTTATREGDELIVNGVKSLVPVAATAQVFIVSAMLDGEPRLVIVESGTPGLEVADDPAMGLRAAATGRLHLQNVRISQAQILGTTDDHRQVVRRARLAWAAAAVGVGQAVLDQVKTYVVERQAFGEPIAHRQAVAFTVANIATELDALRLVVWRAAALLDAGGDAGAQIAHARHLAATQGAQIGSDGVQLLGGHGFVKEFDNERWFRDLRATGILEGGLLV from the coding sequence ATGACCAACGCCGGACGTAAGCCCAATGTGGCTGACCGCGGCCAAGCGCTCGGGCTGCGACTTGTCACCCGGGCCGGCGGACTCGGTGCACTGCAAAATCCTGCCGTGCGCCGCCGCATCGAACGCGTGCTCTACCGGGGCGCTCGGAACGGATTCCGAGTCCAGACTGCCGCGACCACAGCATTCGCCCGCCGCTCTGGCAGTGGGGCGCCGATCCGGACCGGACCATCCCGCCCTCGCCGAGCCTTCGACCTGACGCCCACCGAAGATCAGGACATGATGCGCGGTGTCGCGCGCGAATTCGCCGATGAGGTGCTGCGTCCCGCAGGCGCCAAAGCCGATAGCGATCGCTCGGTGCCCGACGCCATCCGCGAGCAAGCCCAAGAACTAGGCCTCGGATCGCTCGGCGTGCCAGCCGATCTCGGCGGCGTCGCCGAGGAACGCTCCACCACCGCGGCCGTCCTGGTGCTTGAGGAGTTGGCCCGCGGAGATCTGGGTCTGGCAACCTCGATCCTGACCAGCGGAAGCGTCGCGACCGCGCTCGCGGATTACGGCACTGCCGAGCAGCAGCAGACCTACCTGCCCCCGCTCGTCGCCGAAACCGACTCGGCCATCGGCGCGCTGGCACTCATGGAGCCGCAGCCCCTCTTCGACCCGCTTGAGGCACAGACCACCGCCACCCGCGAGGGTGACGAATTGATCGTAAACGGAGTGAAATCCCTGGTCCCGGTCGCCGCGACAGCCCAGGTGTTCATCGTCTCGGCAATGCTCGACGGCGAGCCCCGACTCGTCATCGTCGAGTCAGGCACGCCTGGCCTTGAAGTAGCCGACGACCCAGCGATGGGCCTTCGGGCGGCAGCAACTGGTCGACTTCACTTGCAGAACGTACGAATCAGCCAGGCACAGATCCTTGGCACCACCGACGACCACCGCCAGGTCGTACGCCGCGCCCGCCTCGCCTGGGCCGCTGCGGCCGTGGGCGTCGGGCAAGCCGTCCTCGATCAGGTCAAGACCTACGTCGTGGAACGCCAGGCCTTTGGGGAGCCCATCGCGCACCGCCAGGCCGTGGCCTTCACGGTGGCCAATATCGCGACCGAACTGGACGCGCTCCGGTTGGTCGTGTGGCGGGCAGCAGCCTTGCTTGATGCCGGCGGTGACGCCGGCGCACAGATTGCGCACGCACGCCACCTGGCGGCGACGCAGGGCGCACAGATCGGTTCAGATGGCGTCCAACTCCTGGGCGGCCATGGCTTCGTCAAAGAATTCGACAACGAGCGGTGGTTCCGCGATCTGCGCGCCACCGGCATTCTTGAAGGTGGGCTGTTGGTGTGA
- a CDS encoding TetR/AcrR family transcriptional regulator, which produces MKISATSAAERRALDRQLDVQHAACELVIEHGYDGFTMDQLAEKVGVSRRTLFNAVRDKESAVLGPKDDIDCHPALATFQDAEPSPEPFRDVIEFVRDIMVDVVSDHPRALECHRLVEQAIAADPKMQQLINDRFSIITELAAKLISGRQNWSEDDLRARVMARTLLALIQVCLDEFAQDDRAISEVFDDVVDAYWASVRPA; this is translated from the coding sequence ATGAAGATCAGTGCAACATCGGCAGCGGAGCGACGAGCTCTGGACCGCCAACTCGACGTCCAGCACGCCGCGTGCGAGTTGGTCATCGAGCACGGCTACGACGGCTTCACCATGGACCAGTTGGCCGAAAAAGTAGGCGTCAGTAGGCGCACGCTGTTCAATGCTGTCCGCGACAAAGAGTCCGCGGTGCTTGGCCCCAAGGACGACATCGACTGCCATCCTGCGCTGGCGACCTTCCAAGATGCCGAGCCCTCCCCCGAGCCGTTCCGGGACGTCATCGAGTTCGTCCGCGACATCATGGTCGACGTCGTCAGCGACCATCCCCGAGCGTTGGAGTGCCACCGGCTCGTCGAGCAGGCGATCGCTGCCGACCCCAAGATGCAGCAGCTCATCAACGACCGGTTCTCCATCATCACCGAACTCGCGGCGAAGTTGATCAGCGGTCGGCAGAACTGGTCGGAGGACGATCTTCGCGCTCGCGTGATGGCACGCACGCTGCTCGCGCTCATCCAGGTGTGTTTGGACGAGTTCGCCCAAGACGACCGCGCGATCAGCGAGGTCTTCGACGACGTCGTCGACGCGTACTGGGCAAGCGTTCGCCCCGCCTGA
- a CDS encoding MMPL family transporter, with product MATLLYRLGRTAYRRWPIVMVGWLLALLAVGGFAATQAKPFTTSFAIPGIPSVEAAETQKELFPQAKSADQEVSGRIVVQAPEGHTLAEQPYRGQIDALTQKLSTTPQVAAETPFLNPVTAAPAQEKQVVTESTKSGTPEAVAKANAQALSPLSEDGRTGTISWTFNVTNALDVKPETQDYVRDAVKDASTGGLTVAAGGTGMEKFELPSGTSELIGIGIALIVLVITFGSFVAAGLPILSAVIGVGVGLAGITGATAFFDLSDTTTALASMIGLAVGIDYALFILSRYRTELRHTDDREHAMGRALGTAGSAVVFAGLTVVIALSAFALLGISLLTAMGLAAAATVVMAVLIALTFLPALMGMLKGKAFAGRFRKEVVTDDRDHAAVNGSVRLASGIRKAPWLAAIAVVAALAALAVPVKDIHLGLPSDSTASVGTEARTSADLMSEGFGPGRGAPMVAVVDSRDLNNSTRQQAATGEVVKWASSDPGVANAQVVQSNSSGDGAVVLITPKTGPADVETDDLLERLRAEQPDVEERTGASIGITGQTAIQADVSKMLNDALPVYLAIVVGLAFLLLVLVFRSIVVPLLATGGFLLSVLATLGVTVKVVQDGLFGIFDPQPIMSFMPTLLIGIVFGLAMDYQVFLTTRMREAYSHGMEARDAVIDGFRHSGRVVVAAALIMISVFAAFAFQDNALIKSIGVALATAVFLDAFLVRMVLVPAVMLMLGDRAWWIPSWLNRILPNIDVEGESLAAQGSAESHDDHDLVTAGSARD from the coding sequence GTGGCAACACTGCTTTACCGACTAGGCCGGACGGCATACCGCCGTTGGCCGATCGTGATGGTCGGCTGGCTCTTGGCCCTCCTCGCGGTGGGCGGATTTGCCGCTACCCAGGCGAAGCCGTTCACCACTTCGTTCGCCATCCCTGGCATCCCCTCAGTGGAGGCCGCCGAGACTCAGAAGGAACTGTTCCCACAAGCCAAGTCGGCCGACCAGGAAGTCTCAGGACGGATCGTCGTACAGGCGCCCGAGGGACACACGTTGGCGGAGCAGCCCTACCGCGGTCAGATCGACGCCCTGACGCAAAAACTGTCAACCACTCCGCAGGTCGCCGCGGAAACCCCGTTCCTCAACCCGGTCACTGCAGCACCGGCTCAGGAAAAGCAGGTTGTGACGGAATCGACGAAGAGCGGCACGCCTGAGGCCGTCGCCAAAGCCAACGCGCAAGCGCTGTCGCCACTCTCGGAGGATGGCCGCACCGGCACCATCAGTTGGACTTTCAATGTCACGAATGCGCTGGACGTCAAACCCGAGACCCAGGACTACGTCCGCGACGCGGTCAAAGACGCCTCCACGGGTGGCCTCACGGTTGCCGCGGGCGGCACCGGTATGGAGAAGTTTGAACTTCCCTCGGGCACTTCGGAACTGATCGGTATTGGTATCGCCCTGATCGTTCTCGTCATCACCTTTGGATCGTTTGTAGCGGCCGGTCTTCCGATTCTGAGCGCGGTGATCGGCGTCGGGGTCGGCCTGGCGGGCATCACCGGCGCGACAGCGTTCTTTGACCTTTCCGACACCACGACCGCCCTCGCGTCGATGATCGGCCTGGCGGTCGGTATCGACTACGCGCTCTTCATCCTGTCGCGATACCGAACTGAGTTGCGGCATACCGACGACCGAGAGCATGCCATGGGTCGCGCCCTCGGCACGGCCGGCTCGGCGGTGGTCTTCGCCGGCCTCACCGTCGTCATCGCTCTGAGTGCCTTTGCCCTGCTTGGCATTTCGCTGCTCACCGCCATGGGACTCGCCGCCGCGGCAACCGTGGTCATGGCCGTTCTGATCGCACTCACCTTCCTCCCAGCGCTGATGGGCATGCTCAAGGGCAAGGCTTTCGCCGGACGTTTCCGCAAAGAGGTCGTCACTGACGACCGCGATCACGCGGCAGTGAATGGATCGGTACGCCTCGCGTCCGGTATACGTAAGGCCCCGTGGCTCGCAGCCATCGCGGTCGTCGCGGCCCTCGCGGCGTTGGCCGTACCGGTGAAAGACATCCACCTTGGCCTCCCGTCAGACTCCACGGCTTCCGTGGGGACTGAGGCCCGGACATCGGCCGACCTCATGTCCGAGGGATTCGGCCCCGGCCGCGGTGCGCCGATGGTGGCCGTTGTTGACTCTCGCGACCTCAACAACAGCACCCGTCAGCAAGCCGCGACTGGTGAGGTGGTCAAGTGGGCCAGTAGCGACCCAGGTGTCGCGAACGCCCAAGTCGTGCAATCAAATTCGTCGGGCGACGGCGCGGTGGTTCTGATCACGCCCAAGACCGGACCGGCGGACGTCGAGACCGACGATCTGCTGGAGCGTCTGCGGGCCGAACAACCTGACGTCGAAGAGCGGACCGGTGCGTCCATTGGCATCACCGGACAGACAGCGATCCAGGCCGACGTCTCCAAGATGCTCAATGACGCCCTGCCGGTTTATCTGGCCATTGTGGTCGGGTTGGCATTCCTTCTGCTCGTGCTGGTGTTCCGGTCAATCGTGGTGCCACTGTTGGCTACCGGAGGGTTCCTCCTGTCGGTGCTGGCAACGCTGGGAGTCACCGTCAAGGTGGTACAGGACGGCCTGTTTGGGATCTTTGACCCGCAGCCGATCATGAGCTTTATGCCGACGTTGCTGATTGGCATCGTCTTCGGGCTGGCCATGGACTACCAGGTATTCCTCACCACCCGGATGCGCGAGGCGTACAGCCACGGCATGGAAGCGCGTGACGCGGTCATCGACGGATTCCGACACTCGGGCCGCGTCGTCGTGGCCGCAGCGCTCATCATGATCTCGGTGTTCGCCGCCTTCGCCTTCCAGGACAACGCGCTGATCAAGTCGATCGGCGTCGCGCTGGCGACCGCTGTCTTCTTGGATGCCTTCCTGGTGCGCATGGTGCTAGTGCCGGCCGTCATGTTGATGCTCGGCGACCGCGCCTGGTGGATTCCAAGCTGGCTCAACCGAATTCTGCCCAACATTGACGTCGAGGGCGAAAGCCTCGCGGCCCAGGGTTCGGCTGAATCTCATGATGACCATGACCTGGTCACAGCGGGCTCAGCAAGGGACTGA
- a CDS encoding IclR family transcriptional regulator, whose translation MQSVDRALDLLEALSEGGPMGVSELVRATGLPLGTVHRILATLTERDYVRQDPERKYAVGAAALGLSDAGEQSLAALGRPYLARLTALTGESSNLAILQGHEMVYIAQSPSPHSLRIFAEVGRRVPLHNTAVGKAVLAQLGRDHALRLLPQGSLNPATPYTITTPEHLVRELDHIHSVGYSVDEQERELGVRCIAAAVPSPGPLRVAISVSGPSERFSKTDLVEVAPAVRTAARDFAHALTR comes from the coding sequence GTGCAATCGGTCGACCGTGCGCTCGACCTCCTCGAGGCGCTCAGCGAAGGTGGCCCGATGGGCGTCAGTGAACTCGTTCGAGCCACCGGCCTCCCCCTCGGAACGGTGCACCGCATCCTCGCCACACTGACCGAGCGCGACTACGTACGTCAGGACCCTGAACGCAAGTATGCGGTCGGCGCCGCAGCCCTCGGCCTCTCCGATGCAGGCGAGCAGTCTCTCGCGGCCCTTGGGCGGCCGTACCTCGCGCGCCTGACCGCCCTCACCGGTGAGTCGTCCAATCTCGCGATCCTTCAAGGCCACGAGATGGTCTACATCGCCCAAAGCCCATCGCCGCATTCGCTCCGAATCTTTGCGGAGGTTGGGCGCCGAGTTCCCTTGCACAACACAGCAGTTGGCAAGGCTGTTCTGGCACAACTCGGACGCGATCATGCGTTGAGGCTCCTGCCCCAAGGTTCGCTCAACCCCGCGACGCCCTACACCATCACCACCCCAGAGCACCTCGTACGCGAGCTTGACCACATTCACTCCGTTGGCTATTCCGTGGACGAGCAAGAACGCGAACTCGGCGTGCGGTGCATCGCGGCGGCGGTGCCTTCGCCAGGACCATTACGGGTGGCGATCTCCGTCTCCGGCCCCTCTGAGCGGTTCTCGAAGACTGATCTGGTCGAGGTTGCTCCCGCCGTACGCACTGCAGCAAGAGACTTTGCCCACGCCCTCACTCGCTAA
- a CDS encoding carbohydrate ABC transporter permease — translation MPVSRRRPWLLLAAPLTVIAALLLWPIIRVTYLAFQAYGLEEVIAGKPRFIGLDNFREILGGDYLWKVVFPNTLVFAFVAVVGTIVLGTLVALLLQRLGTVGRAIVIGSALLAWALPAVTGTYIWVWIFDPDAGVMRTALEGIGLIGPEGYNWFTERLSFYAIAVTNVIHHSYPFVAITIFAGLATVPDELHEAAMLDGASGWRRFWSITVPIMRPVFAVVTILSTIWDFKVFAQIYLMPGGDGGNPDIFNLGVWSYITAMAKTNYGLGSAIAVLLTVLLLLITLIYVRALFREDELR, via the coding sequence ATGCCGGTCTCACGTCGACGGCCGTGGCTGCTGCTTGCCGCACCGCTCACGGTCATCGCGGCCCTGCTGCTGTGGCCCATCATCCGGGTCACCTACTTGGCCTTCCAGGCGTATGGCCTCGAGGAGGTCATCGCTGGCAAACCGCGGTTCATCGGCCTGGACAATTTCCGCGAGATCCTGGGCGGGGACTACCTGTGGAAGGTCGTCTTTCCCAACACGCTGGTCTTCGCGTTTGTTGCAGTCGTCGGAACGATCGTGCTCGGTACGCTCGTCGCCCTTTTGCTCCAGCGGCTCGGCACGGTCGGACGCGCGATCGTCATCGGGAGCGCCCTGCTGGCCTGGGCCCTTCCGGCAGTCACGGGAACCTACATCTGGGTCTGGATCTTTGATCCAGATGCGGGGGTCATGCGGACTGCGCTGGAGGGCATCGGGCTCATCGGCCCAGAGGGTTACAACTGGTTCACCGAACGCTTGTCGTTCTATGCGATCGCGGTCACCAACGTCATCCACCACTCCTATCCCTTTGTGGCAATCACGATTTTCGCCGGGCTGGCGACCGTGCCTGACGAGCTTCATGAAGCTGCCATGCTCGACGGTGCAAGTGGCTGGCGCCGGTTCTGGTCAATCACCGTGCCGATCATGCGCCCGGTCTTTGCGGTCGTCACGATTCTGTCGACGATCTGGGATTTCAAGGTGTTCGCCCAGATCTACTTGATGCCCGGCGGCGACGGCGGTAATCCGGACATCTTCAACCTCGGGGTCTGGTCGTACATCACGGCGATGGCCAAGACCAACTACGGCCTTGGCTCCGCTATCGCGGTGCTCCTCACCGTCCTGCTGTTGCTCATCACCCTGATCTACGTCAGAGCCCTGTTCCGAGAGGATGAGCTGCGATGA
- a CDS encoding glycoside hydrolase family 3 N-terminal domain-containing protein — MTDQSVRRLVHRVLMPGFAGETAPEWLREAAAHGLGGVCLFGHNVDSVHQLRELTDTVHDLGDLVVSMDEEGGIVSRLSTMSTTPGSRHVGAAALGRADDVRLTRAVASAIGNDLREVGVDLNLAPVADVTSNPHNPVIGVRAFGTDTERVGAHVGAYIEGLHSVGILSCAKHFPGHGDTSVDSHVGLPHIDADLATLRSRDLLPFTAAIAAEVDVIMTAHIVFAALDDRPATTSRTVLTFLREELGFDGLITSDAMDMRAMVDTVGLAEGSVQALVAGVDLVALGNPVLNKSVGGDAQIFREVRDAVLAAVADGRLPLDRLRDAAARVDRLVAQARSRYAAANPEASSAAADSAVAESALRVSGDVRQRDAAPVTVVDIRRHRNVAAGANRGLIVDAILAALPGSDAVTAFEIRSTAEGHAGTSGSGKAALPAHADIVLTGSPWLDEHESDALRRILATNPDVTVICTGWATDTSALTPAKNTILTVGEDLPTAQAVARLLTDSPGAILR; from the coding sequence GTGACCGACCAGTCCGTACGCCGACTGGTCCACCGGGTGCTCATGCCCGGTTTCGCTGGCGAAACTGCGCCCGAATGGCTTCGGGAGGCTGCAGCACACGGGCTCGGTGGGGTCTGTCTCTTTGGGCACAACGTCGACTCGGTTCACCAACTGCGCGAACTGACAGACACGGTGCACGATCTCGGTGACCTCGTCGTGTCCATGGACGAGGAAGGCGGGATCGTGTCCCGGCTCAGCACGATGTCGACGACGCCGGGTTCTCGACACGTCGGTGCAGCCGCGCTGGGTCGGGCGGACGATGTTCGCCTCACCCGCGCGGTTGCCTCAGCGATCGGGAACGACCTGCGCGAAGTCGGGGTCGACCTCAACCTCGCGCCGGTCGCCGACGTCACGAGCAATCCGCACAACCCGGTCATCGGGGTTCGAGCATTCGGCACCGACACAGAACGAGTTGGCGCGCATGTGGGTGCCTACATCGAAGGACTCCACTCAGTCGGAATCTTGAGCTGTGCCAAGCATTTTCCCGGACACGGCGACACCAGCGTTGACTCGCACGTGGGCCTCCCACACATCGACGCCGACCTGGCTACCTTGCGCTCACGCGACCTGCTGCCATTCACGGCAGCAATCGCCGCGGAGGTCGACGTCATCATGACGGCGCACATCGTGTTTGCCGCGCTTGACGACCGACCCGCCACCACCAGCCGAACCGTACTGACCTTTCTCCGGGAAGAGCTGGGCTTCGACGGCCTCATCACCTCCGACGCGATGGACATGCGCGCCATGGTCGACACTGTCGGGCTCGCTGAAGGCTCGGTCCAGGCGCTTGTTGCCGGTGTCGACCTCGTCGCACTAGGCAATCCGGTTCTCAACAAGTCTGTGGGCGGAGACGCACAGATATTCCGCGAAGTTCGCGACGCGGTCCTGGCAGCTGTCGCGGACGGACGGCTGCCGCTCGACCGCCTGCGGGATGCCGCAGCACGGGTGGATCGCCTTGTCGCGCAAGCACGTTCCCGGTACGCGGCCGCCAACCCGGAGGCCAGTTCCGCAGCAGCCGATTCAGCGGTCGCCGAGAGTGCCCTGCGGGTGAGCGGTGACGTACGCCAACGCGATGCCGCGCCGGTCACCGTGGTGGATATCCGCCGTCACCGCAACGTGGCGGCGGGCGCGAACCGCGGACTCATTGTCGATGCCATCCTGGCGGCCCTGCCCGGGTCCGACGCCGTCACTGCCTTCGAAATTCGATCCACCGCTGAAGGTCACGCCGGGACATCCGGATCGGGGAAGGCTGCTCTTCCCGCCCATGCAGACATCGTCCTGACGGGCTCACCATGGCTGGACGAGCATGAATCTGACGCTCTCCGAAGGATTCTCGCGACCAATCCGGACGTGACGGTGATCTGCACGGGATGGGCGACCGACACCTCAGCCCTCACGCCAGCCAAGAACACCATCCTGACCGTTGGCGAGGACCTTCCGACCGCGCAGGCGGTCGCTCGCCTGCTGACTGACTCACCCGGAGCGATCCTCCGCTAA
- a CDS encoding acyl-CoA dehydrogenase family protein, giving the protein MIDLEIPKRLAPLVTQAASLADEVFRPVSRKYDLAEHSYPAELDLVSALIDGFSDSGSSQGAGAAGSTRAQSAEPRAEDSNDRPGNRNGTNMASVLSVMQTCRGDVGLTLSLPRQGLGNAAIAAVANTAQKERYAGRWAAMAITEPDTGSDSGAIRTTAVLDGDEYVLNGEKIFVTSGERADLVVVWATLDPAQGKRAIKSFVVERSNPGLKLVRLEHKLGIRASDTAAFHLEDCRVPADDLLGDPEIRTEGGFGGAMQTFDNTRPLVAAMACGLARACLDTTTELLADAGVTVDVDAAPARQSHAAVRLLQLEAEFEAAYLLTLRAAWMADNGRPNSMEASMAKARAGRTCVQVALACVELTGATGYAETELLEKWARDSKILDIFEGTQQIQLLVIARRLLGLTSAQLR; this is encoded by the coding sequence GTGATTGACCTTGAGATTCCCAAGCGCTTGGCACCCTTGGTGACGCAGGCCGCGTCCCTGGCCGACGAGGTCTTCCGGCCAGTGAGTCGCAAGTATGACCTCGCAGAGCACTCCTATCCGGCTGAGTTGGACCTTGTCTCGGCGCTCATCGATGGCTTCTCGGACTCCGGCTCCAGCCAGGGTGCGGGGGCGGCTGGCTCCACCCGCGCCCAGTCCGCGGAGCCCCGCGCCGAGGACAGCAATGACCGCCCCGGTAATCGCAACGGCACCAATATGGCCTCGGTCCTTTCGGTCATGCAGACATGCCGCGGCGATGTCGGACTGACGTTGAGCCTTCCGCGTCAGGGCCTCGGCAATGCCGCGATTGCCGCTGTCGCCAACACCGCCCAGAAGGAGCGCTATGCGGGGCGGTGGGCCGCGATGGCCATCACCGAGCCCGACACGGGCTCCGACTCAGGCGCAATCCGCACCACGGCTGTGCTCGACGGCGATGAGTATGTCCTCAACGGCGAGAAGATCTTCGTCACCTCGGGTGAGCGTGCCGACCTCGTCGTGGTGTGGGCGACGCTCGACCCGGCGCAAGGCAAGCGCGCGATCAAGAGCTTCGTGGTCGAACGCAGCAATCCGGGCCTCAAGCTGGTTCGCCTGGAGCACAAGCTCGGCATCCGTGCCAGCGACACCGCGGCCTTTCACCTGGAGGACTGCCGCGTCCCTGCCGATGACCTACTCGGCGACCCAGAGATCCGCACTGAGGGCGGCTTCGGCGGGGCGATGCAGACCTTCGACAACACGCGTCCGCTCGTCGCGGCCATGGCCTGCGGGCTTGCGCGCGCCTGCCTCGACACCACCACCGAACTCCTCGCCGATGCGGGTGTCACCGTCGACGTCGACGCGGCGCCAGCTCGCCAGTCGCACGCTGCCGTACGCCTCCTGCAGTTGGAAGCGGAGTTTGAGGCGGCATACCTACTGACCTTGCGCGCCGCGTGGATGGCCGACAACGGGCGGCCGAACTCCATGGAAGCCTCCATGGCCAAGGCGCGTGCCGGGCGGACCTGCGTGCAGGTCGCCCTGGCGTGTGTCGAACTCACCGGGGCCACCGGCTACGCCGAGACCGAGTTGCTGGAGAAGTGGGCTCGCGATTCTAAGATTCTCGACATCTTCGAGGGCACCCAGCAGATCCAGTTGCTCGTCATCGCGCGCCGCCTCCTGGGACTCACCTCGGCACAGTTGCGCTAG